In a genomic window of Drosophila albomicans strain 15112-1751.03 chromosome 4, ASM965048v2, whole genome shotgun sequence:
- the LOC117573240 gene encoding uncharacterized protein LOC117573240 isoform X4, which translates to MFSYWGKKTKKCEEMHTKDPDSNAVFIEQSVNVKDLCEGAEQNPIQSVNAKSLSPSSDDRLAEFQEFLRRVQTLQMSSCHPTQNQELSEKNSLGIPTIEVGVEPSSLMEFDESNTVPLISNTDTKRSVPKTTNIRVTVGIDKDLEMILEMDPSIVDLGDEIVGVRETTDTRVVGLPPLTGGPTFKTATPTSRTQLKLQLQREQQQEQQMLMHQQQDAVIQNNALQSMANDCMESEVIDSTGTSACGSGSSSFEQSQLNHKDRLPVSSPVTLKVPLQSIGVDVPPQVLQVSTVLENPTRYHVIQKQKNQVRQYLSESFKPSAWSCQHFENKLENTSASTGNLQCTSMINKNDRPNSFGGDAVLRKSMHSDSDSIQLSPFVGTTSSSCTSNGNCNSSFFGTASTMDYQSSPLNGGGAVSSGKTNLTINRTCGLVNSIRISNIPGVNTPSPLQSTSAPMSPSLSSVATSASELPSFDSDHELGLTRLQICCHLPFNPLNTSFLHDFLIRSHKNVKTC; encoded by the exons ATGTTTTCTTATTGgggaaaaaaaacgaaaaagtgCGAAGAAATGCATACTAAAGACCCAGATTCAAATGCTGTATTTATTGAACAATCGGTTAATGTTAAGGATCTTTGTGAAGGAGCGGAACAAAATCCAATACAAAGTGTAAATGCTAAATCATTGTCACCGTCTTCAGACGATCGGCTTGCGGaatttcaagaatttttaAGACGTGTCCAAACACTGCAGATGTCATCATGTCACCCAACCCAAAATCAAGAACTGTCTGAAAAGAATTCTTTAGGAATCCCGACAATCGAAGTCGGTGTAGAGCCATCATCATTAATGGAGTTTGACGAAAGCAATACTGTTCCACTAATCAGCAATACAGATACTAAGCGAAGTGTTCCAAAAACAACGAATATTCGTGTTACTGTTGGTATAGATAAGGATTTGGAAATGATTCTCGAAATGGATCCAAGTATTGTAGACTTGGGTGATGAAATAGTTGGAGTTAGAGAAACCACAGATACCCGAGTTGTCGGATTGCCACCACTAACGGGTGG ACCAACTTTTAAAACCGCAACGCCCACGTCTCGTACTCAACTTAAGCTGCAGCTCCAACGcgaacaacagcaagaacagcaGATGTTAATGCATCAACAGCAGGATGCAGTAATCCAAAACAACGCGCTCCAAAGTATGGCCAACGATTGCATGGAATCTGAAGTTATTGATAGCACTGGCACCAGTGCATGTGGCAGTGGATCATCAAGCTTTGAACAATCACAATTAAATCATAAAGATCGATTACCTGTCTCCAGTCCAGTTACTCTCAAAGTGCCTTTGCAAAGCATTGGTGTCGATGTTCCTCCTCAAGTGCTACAG GTTAGTACTGTGCTTGAGAATCCAACTAGGTACCATGtcattcaaaaacaaaaaaatcaagtgAGGCAATATCTTAGCGAATCGTTCAAACCATCGGCGTGGAGTTGCCAACATTTTGAA aataaattagaaaatacttCTGCGTCGACTGGGAATCTACAATGCACCTCGatgattaataaaaatgacCGACCAAATAGCTTTGGAGGTGACGCTGTTTTGCGCAAATCGATGCACTCAGACTCGGACTCCATTCAATTGTCCCCCTTCGTTGGCACTACTAGTAGTAGCTGTAccagcaacggcaactgcaatTCCAGTTTCTTTGGCACCGCTAGCACCATGGACTACCAAAGTTCACCCTTAAATGGTGGAGGAGCTGTTTCTTCGGGCAAAACGAATTTAACAATTAACCGAACTTGTGGCCTAGTTAATTCAATTCGCATATCGAACATTCCGGGAGTGAATACACCGAGTCCTCTGCAATCTACATCGGCCCCAATGTCCCCAAGTCTAAGCTCAGTCGCAACAAGCGCTTCAGAG CTGCCCTCATTTGATAGCGAC cacgAACTCGGTCTTACACGGTTACAAATTTGCTGCCATCTCCCTTTTAACCCGCTAAATACCTCGTTCTTACACGACTTTTTGATAAGGAGccacaaaaatgtgaaaacatGCTGA
- the LOC117573243 gene encoding phosphatidylinositol 5-phosphate 4-kinase type-2 beta isoform X1 produces MDKKISSTSQPRILKKKHFRVKHQKVKLFRANEPILSVFMWGINHTINELSHVNIPVMLLPDDFRAYSKIKVDNHLFNKENMPSHFKVKEYCPLVFRNLRERFGVDDVDYRESLTRSQPVQIDSSGKSGAQFYQSYDKFFIIKSLNSEEIERMHAFLKHYHPYVVERHGKTLLPQYLGMYRITVESVQYYFVVMRNIFSSQLTIHKKFDLKGSTVDREASEKELEKHLPTLKDNDFIKQKVKLEIGDEPKKKLLDTLSNDIDLLIKLHIMDYSLLVGIHDCVRAEEEALHGDSTLATGRSENSESEECDSGERWTYNTPPDSPRGAQYKEVVYEVDIYAIPSIEERREIYFIAIIDVLTQYGVKKQAAKAAKTVKYGSNVDGISTCDPEQYAKRFLEFMDKAIE; encoded by the exons ATGGATAAAAAGATCTCGTCAACTTCACAGCCACgcattttaaaaaagaaacatttccGGGTGAAGCATCAAAAAGTCAAACTTTTTCGAGCCAATGAACCAATTCTCAGTGTATTCATGTGGGGAATAAATCATACT ATAAATGAATTAAGCCATGTAAACATACCAGTAATGTTGCTGCCGGACGACTTTCGGGCGTATTCGAAAATCAAAGTTGATAACCATTTGTTTAATAA AGAGAATATGCCGTCACACTTTAAAGTAAAGGAATACTGTCCTCTTGTATTCCGCAATTTGCGTGAACGTTTCGGTGTCGATGATGTTGATTATCGTGAATCATTGACCAGATCACAGCCTGTGCAAATTGATTCTTCCGGTAAATCAGGAGCACAATTTTATCAAAGTTATGATAAATTctttataattaaaagtttaaattcgGAAGAAATCGAACGCATGCATGCTTTTCTCAAACATTATCATCCA TACGTTGTTGAAAGACATGGAAAAACGCTTTTGCCCCAATATCTGGGCATGTACAGGATTACTGTGGAGAGCGTGCAAtactattttgttgttatgcgCAATATATTCAGCTCTCAGTTGACAATACATaa aaaatttgaCTTGAAGGGCAGTACAGTTGATAGAGAGGCTTCTGAAAAAGAGCTGGAGAAACATTTGCCTACACTTAAAGACAATGActtcataaaacaaaaagtcaaGTTGGAAATTGGAGATGAACCTAAGAAAAAATTACTGGATACTCTCAGCAACGATATTGAT CTTCTAATAAAGCTGCACATTATGGATTATTCTTTGCTGGTTGGTATACATGACTGTGTGCGAGCTGAGGAAGAGGCTCTCCATGGAGACAGCACTTTAGCAACTGGACGCAGTGAGAATAGCGAAAGCGAAGAATGCGATAGTGGTGAACG ctGGACGTATAACACACCACCCGATTCGCCAAGAGGTGCGCAATATAAGGAAGTTGTTTATGAAGTCGACATCTATGCTATTCCAAGTATTGAAG AAAGACGAGAAAtctattttattgcaataatCGATGTTCTCACACAATATGGAGTCAAGAAGCAG gcagcaaaagcagcaaagacAGTTAAATACGGTAGTAATGTTGATGGAATATCAACATGTGATCCTGAACAATATGCCAAAAGATTCCTGGAATTTATGGATAAAGCTatagaatag
- the LOC117573243 gene encoding phosphatidylinositol 5-phosphate 4-kinase type-2 beta isoform X2: MDKKISSTSQPRILKKKHFRVKHQKVKLFRANEPILSVFMWGINHTINELSHVNIPVMLLPDDFRAYSKIKVDNHLFNKENMPSHFKVKEYCPLVFRNLRERFGVDDVDYRESLTRSQPVQIDSSGKSGAQFYQSYDKFFIIKSLNSEEIERMHAFLKHYHPYVVERHGKTLLPQYLGMYRITVESVQYYFVVMRNIFSSQLTIHKKFDLKGSTVDREASEKELEKHLPTLKDNDFIKQKVKLEIGDEPKKKLLDTLSNDIDLLIKLHIMDYSLLVGIHDCVRAEEEALHGDSTLATGRSENSESEECDSGERWTYNTPPDSPRGAQYKEVVYEVDIYAIPSIEDEKSILLQ; the protein is encoded by the exons ATGGATAAAAAGATCTCGTCAACTTCACAGCCACgcattttaaaaaagaaacatttccGGGTGAAGCATCAAAAAGTCAAACTTTTTCGAGCCAATGAACCAATTCTCAGTGTATTCATGTGGGGAATAAATCATACT ATAAATGAATTAAGCCATGTAAACATACCAGTAATGTTGCTGCCGGACGACTTTCGGGCGTATTCGAAAATCAAAGTTGATAACCATTTGTTTAATAA AGAGAATATGCCGTCACACTTTAAAGTAAAGGAATACTGTCCTCTTGTATTCCGCAATTTGCGTGAACGTTTCGGTGTCGATGATGTTGATTATCGTGAATCATTGACCAGATCACAGCCTGTGCAAATTGATTCTTCCGGTAAATCAGGAGCACAATTTTATCAAAGTTATGATAAATTctttataattaaaagtttaaattcgGAAGAAATCGAACGCATGCATGCTTTTCTCAAACATTATCATCCA TACGTTGTTGAAAGACATGGAAAAACGCTTTTGCCCCAATATCTGGGCATGTACAGGATTACTGTGGAGAGCGTGCAAtactattttgttgttatgcgCAATATATTCAGCTCTCAGTTGACAATACATaa aaaatttgaCTTGAAGGGCAGTACAGTTGATAGAGAGGCTTCTGAAAAAGAGCTGGAGAAACATTTGCCTACACTTAAAGACAATGActtcataaaacaaaaagtcaaGTTGGAAATTGGAGATGAACCTAAGAAAAAATTACTGGATACTCTCAGCAACGATATTGAT CTTCTAATAAAGCTGCACATTATGGATTATTCTTTGCTGGTTGGTATACATGACTGTGTGCGAGCTGAGGAAGAGGCTCTCCATGGAGACAGCACTTTAGCAACTGGACGCAGTGAGAATAGCGAAAGCGAAGAATGCGATAGTGGTGAACG ctGGACGTATAACACACCACCCGATTCGCCAAGAGGTGCGCAATATAAGGAAGTTGTTTATGAAGTCGACATCTATGCTATTCCAAGTATTGAAG ACGAGAAAtctattttattgcaataa
- the LOC117573241 gene encoding LIM domain and actin-binding protein 1 isoform X1: MESKNLITIEEKHLFSKSTKNTTKLKEICAVNKTETMSNVDNEIECIVNEESIPHKSSNQSIDSKDGIVAAKRKSKSKKSKRQEYDTQNISVKSSLNKFDALQKRNLTQVRSRECTMGQDICHDQTDQQVNCRQCNKPVYKMEEIIVQFKTEKGIYHKSCMRCKDCLKQLKFDNYQSHEGNLYCMVHFKLLFAPKVVEHADEPKPRKTELIIRESQPTELPPDVVRASDKPDLGLDELHQLNVRSRFQVFENGQQKKQEDQPQKNMFVRRTNSVLKQFRFNENNPNDNGEFDVKDSEDAENDADLILSKKCTQRERPIGIGDAMNDIKTRFENGNTQLKEERREERKHEIQNIRSRLFLGKQAKIKEMYQQAVAESEQVITSVGKKPDVNIGLMDARSIKNQFENGEIFAEKLVDSMRSNVTEDAEVFESGISKKSRSIFMEIDANMTSTNGPRDLHIRRPANLVKELSGKQLGQEIADIDVVKCSTQAEDVKIATDELSQKFKFFETYRDNDNIKNTSLLRTTPPREVAKLSAINFETENLDQKQKSSFFDNVLQKTQTTSTMLNKFREMELEKTRGPQLMGPRPLKCFTPPPLDDEHHYNISSEEDTVEEESDECENDEALVFNFKNDAALMEAKNAARAKQLRAKFEKWQDNEIKRELNEGLVDIYSQQVSDDSTIESAKTIRERFENMATFERKSQSGPRNPINRFV, translated from the exons ATGGAATCAAAAAAT TTAATAACTATAGAAGAGAAGCATCTATTTTCCAAGtccacaaaaaatacaactaaacTCAAAGAAATTTGTGCGGTTAACAAAACGGAAACTATGAGTAATGTTGATAATGAAATAGAATGTATTGTCAACGAGGAATCAATACCTCATAAATCCAGCAACCAATCAATTGATAGCAAGGACGGAATTGTTGCTGCGAAGCGTAagagcaaatcaaaaaaatcgaagaGACAAGAATATgatactcaaaatatatcagtG AAAAGCAGTTTAAATAAGTTTGATGCCCTTCAAAAACGAAACTTAACTCAAGTCCGATCAAGGGAATGTACTATGGGTCAAGATATTTGTCAT gaTCAGACCGACCAGCAAGTGAACTGTAGACAATGCAATAAACCTGTGTACAAAATGGAGGAAATCATCGTTCAATTTAAGACAGAAAAAGGAATCTATCACAAGTCCTGCATGAGATGCAAGGATTGTTTGAAGCAATTAAA ATTCGATAATTATCAGAGCCACGAAGGTAATCTGTACTGCATGgtgcatttcaaatt GCTTTTTGCACCTAAAGTGGTAGAGCATGCAGATGAGCCCAAGCCTCGGAAAACGGAACTAATAATTCGTGAAAGTCAGCCCACTGAACTGCCGCCTGACGTTGTGCGTG CATCGGATAAACCGGATTTGGGGTTAGATGAATTGCATCAACTAAATGTCCGCTCAAGGTTTCAAGTATTTGAAAATGgacaacagaaaaaacaagaagatcaaccacaaaaaaatatgtttgttaGACGAACAAATTCCGTTTTAAAACAATTCCGCTTCAACGAAAATAATCCAAATGACAATGGCGAGTTCGATGTTAAGGACAGTGAAGATGCGGAAAACGATGCTGACTTGATACTTTCAAAGAAATGCACACAAAGAGAGCGGCCTATTGGCATTGGCGATGCCATGAATGATATCAAGACTCGATTTGAGAACGGTAACACGCAATTAAAGGAAGAACGCCGCGAAGAACGCAAGCacgaaattcaaaatataagaTCGCGCTTATTCTTGGGCAAGCAagcgaaaataaaagaaatgtatcAGCAAGCTGTTGCCGAATCAGAGCAAGTAATTACATCTGTTGGAAAAAAACCGGATGTGAATATTGGCCTGATGGATGCGCGTTCCATCAAGAACCAATTTGAGAATGGCGAAATTTTTGCCGAGAAATTAGTGGACTCTATGAGATCGAATGTGACTGAGGACGCCGAAGTTTTTGAGTCCG GGATAAGTAAAAAATCGCGAAGTATTTTTATGGAGATTGACGCTAATATGACAAGTACAAATGGTCCGAGAGATTTACACATAAGACGACCAGCCAATTTGGTAAAAGAGCTTAGTGGAAAACAACTTGGTCAAGAG aTAGCCGATATCGATGTTGTCAAATGTAGTACACAAGCAGAAGACGTAAAAATTGCAACAGATGAATTAAGTCAAAAGTTTAAGTTTTTTGAAACGTATCGGGACAAcgataatataaaaaacacatCACTGTTACGCACAACGCCACCACGGGAAGTTGCCAAGCTATCAGCAATAAATTTCGAAACGGAAAACCTGGACCAGAAACAGAAATCATCCTTTTTTGATAACGTGCTACAGAAAACCCAGACCACATCcactatgctaaataaatttCGTGAAATGGAGCTGGAGAAAACCAGAGGTCCTCAATTAATGGGACCACGACCATTAAAATGTTTCACACCGCCTCCACTTGACGATGAACAtcattataatatttcaaGCGAAGAGGATACGGTTGAGGAGGAAAGTGATGAATGCGAAAACGATGAAGCTCtggtatttaattttaaaaatgacgCTGCGCTCATGGAG GCAAAAAATGCTGCTCGGGCAAAGCAGCTTCGAgccaaatttgaaaaatggcAAGACAATGAAATCAAACGAGAGCTAAATGAAGGTTTGGTGGATATTTATTCACAGCAGGTTTCAGACGATTCCACAATTGAGAGCGCCAAGAC AATTCGCGAGCGTTTTGAAAATATGGCAACCTTCGAAAGGAAATCACAAAGTGGACCACGTAATCCGATAAATCGTTTTGTC taA
- the LOC117573241 gene encoding LIM domain and actin-binding protein 1 isoform X2 produces the protein MESKNLITIEEKHLFSKSTKNTTKLKEICAVNKTETMSNVDNEIECIVNEESIPHKSSNQSIDSKDGIVAAKRKSKSKKSKRQEYDTQNISVKSSLNKFDALQKRNLTQVRSRECTMGQDICHDQTDQQVNCRQCNKPVYKMEEIIVQFKTEKGIYHKSCMRCKDCLKQLKFDNYQSHEGNLYCMVHFKLLFAPKVVEHADEPKPRKTELIIRESQPTELPPDVVRASDKPDLGLDELHQLNVRSRFQVFENGQQKKQEDQPQKNMFVRRTNSVLKQFRFNENNPNDNGEFDVKDSEDAENDADLILSKKCTQRERPIGIGDAMNDIKTRFENGNTQLKEERREERKHEIQNIRSRLFLGKQAKIKEMYQQAVAESEQVITSVGKKPDVNIGLMDARSIKNQFENGEIFAEKLVDSMRSNVTEDAEVFESGISKKSRSIFMEIDANMTSTNGPRDLHIRRPANLVKELSGKQLGQEIADIDVVKCSTQAEDVKIATDELSQKFKFFETYRDNDNIKNTSLLRTTPPREVAKLSAINFETENLDQKQKSSFFDNVLQKTQTTSTMLNKFREMELEKTRGPQLMGPRPLKCFTPPPLDDEHHYNISSEEDTVEEESDECENDEALVFNFKNDAALMEVFQI, from the exons ATGGAATCAAAAAAT TTAATAACTATAGAAGAGAAGCATCTATTTTCCAAGtccacaaaaaatacaactaaacTCAAAGAAATTTGTGCGGTTAACAAAACGGAAACTATGAGTAATGTTGATAATGAAATAGAATGTATTGTCAACGAGGAATCAATACCTCATAAATCCAGCAACCAATCAATTGATAGCAAGGACGGAATTGTTGCTGCGAAGCGTAagagcaaatcaaaaaaatcgaagaGACAAGAATATgatactcaaaatatatcagtG AAAAGCAGTTTAAATAAGTTTGATGCCCTTCAAAAACGAAACTTAACTCAAGTCCGATCAAGGGAATGTACTATGGGTCAAGATATTTGTCAT gaTCAGACCGACCAGCAAGTGAACTGTAGACAATGCAATAAACCTGTGTACAAAATGGAGGAAATCATCGTTCAATTTAAGACAGAAAAAGGAATCTATCACAAGTCCTGCATGAGATGCAAGGATTGTTTGAAGCAATTAAA ATTCGATAATTATCAGAGCCACGAAGGTAATCTGTACTGCATGgtgcatttcaaatt GCTTTTTGCACCTAAAGTGGTAGAGCATGCAGATGAGCCCAAGCCTCGGAAAACGGAACTAATAATTCGTGAAAGTCAGCCCACTGAACTGCCGCCTGACGTTGTGCGTG CATCGGATAAACCGGATTTGGGGTTAGATGAATTGCATCAACTAAATGTCCGCTCAAGGTTTCAAGTATTTGAAAATGgacaacagaaaaaacaagaagatcaaccacaaaaaaatatgtttgttaGACGAACAAATTCCGTTTTAAAACAATTCCGCTTCAACGAAAATAATCCAAATGACAATGGCGAGTTCGATGTTAAGGACAGTGAAGATGCGGAAAACGATGCTGACTTGATACTTTCAAAGAAATGCACACAAAGAGAGCGGCCTATTGGCATTGGCGATGCCATGAATGATATCAAGACTCGATTTGAGAACGGTAACACGCAATTAAAGGAAGAACGCCGCGAAGAACGCAAGCacgaaattcaaaatataagaTCGCGCTTATTCTTGGGCAAGCAagcgaaaataaaagaaatgtatcAGCAAGCTGTTGCCGAATCAGAGCAAGTAATTACATCTGTTGGAAAAAAACCGGATGTGAATATTGGCCTGATGGATGCGCGTTCCATCAAGAACCAATTTGAGAATGGCGAAATTTTTGCCGAGAAATTAGTGGACTCTATGAGATCGAATGTGACTGAGGACGCCGAAGTTTTTGAGTCCG GGATAAGTAAAAAATCGCGAAGTATTTTTATGGAGATTGACGCTAATATGACAAGTACAAATGGTCCGAGAGATTTACACATAAGACGACCAGCCAATTTGGTAAAAGAGCTTAGTGGAAAACAACTTGGTCAAGAG aTAGCCGATATCGATGTTGTCAAATGTAGTACACAAGCAGAAGACGTAAAAATTGCAACAGATGAATTAAGTCAAAAGTTTAAGTTTTTTGAAACGTATCGGGACAAcgataatataaaaaacacatCACTGTTACGCACAACGCCACCACGGGAAGTTGCCAAGCTATCAGCAATAAATTTCGAAACGGAAAACCTGGACCAGAAACAGAAATCATCCTTTTTTGATAACGTGCTACAGAAAACCCAGACCACATCcactatgctaaataaatttCGTGAAATGGAGCTGGAGAAAACCAGAGGTCCTCAATTAATGGGACCACGACCATTAAAATGTTTCACACCGCCTCCACTTGACGATGAACAtcattataatatttcaaGCGAAGAGGATACGGTTGAGGAGGAAAGTGATGAATGCGAAAACGATGAAGCTCtggtatttaattttaaaaatgacgCTGCGCTCATGGAGGTATTTCAGATTTGA